The proteins below are encoded in one region of Vicinamibacteria bacterium:
- a CDS encoding PLP-dependent transferase — translation AVCLIRVAPSLGGVESLLSIPCLTSHAMLSPDERERAGIADGLVRLALGTETAEDLIADLDQALAQA, via the coding sequence GCAGTTTGTCTGATTCGCGTGGCACCGAGTCTCGGCGGCGTGGAGTCACTCCTTTCGATTCCCTGTCTCACGTCGCACGCGATGCTTTCTCCTGACGAGCGGGAACGGGCGGGCATCGCCGATGGTCTCGTGCGCCTTGCTCTGGGCACCGAAACCGCCGAGGACCTCATCGCCGATCTCGACCAGGCTCTGGCGCAAGCTTGA